One window of Clarias gariepinus isolate MV-2021 ecotype Netherlands chromosome 21, CGAR_prim_01v2, whole genome shotgun sequence genomic DNA carries:
- the dhfr gene encoding dihydrofolate reductase yields the protein MSRVLNCIVAVCPDMGIGKSGNLPWHPVRLSNEFKHFQKMTMTPTVEGKKNVVIMGRKTWFSIPEQNRPLKNRINVVLSRELKTAPEGAHYLAPDFSSALCLLENQELEAQADQVWIIGGSSLYKEAMESSGRRRLFVTRILKQFDCDTFIPDIDPDKFKLLPEFPGVPAGLQEEKGLQYVFEVYESVEH from the exons ATGAGTCGCGTGCTGAACTGTATCGTCGCGGTCTGTCCGGACATGGGGATAGGGAAAAGTGGAAACCTTCCTTGGCACCCCGTCAGGCTGAG TAATGAGTTCAAACACTTCCAGAAGATGACCATGACCCCTACAGTAGAAG GTAAAAAGAATGTGGTTATCATGGGTAGGAAGACCTGGTTCTCAATACCAGAACAGAACCGGCCTCTCAAGAACAGGATTAACGTAGTCCTGAGCCGAGAACTGAA gaCAGCCCCAGAGGGAGCACACTACCTAGCCCCTGACTTTAGCTCAGCGCTGTGTCTACTGGAGAACCAAGAGCTCGAGGCTCAAGCTGATCAAGTGTGGATCATCGGCGGGAGTTCACTATACAAG GAGGCGATGGAGAGCTCGGGACGCCGCCGTCTGTTCGTAACGAGGATCCTGAAGCAGTTTGACTGCGACACCTTTATTCCTGACATCGATCCAGACAAGTTCAAACTCCTTCCCGA GTTCCCTGGAGTGCCGGCAGGACTGCAGGAGGAGAAGGGGCTGCAGTACGTATTTGAAGTCTATGAGAGTGTGGAGCATTGA
- the ankrd34bb gene encoding ankyrin repeat domain 34Bb, with protein sequence MEDSTEVWTDGNSLLKAVYLCRLRLTRLLLEGGAYINESNERGETPLMIACKTHHTDAQSVPKHKIVRYLLENGADPNIQDKSGKTALMHACVERAGEEVLSQLLSSGADLSLEDHSGSSALVHAVNAGDKEALRVLLDACKAKGKEVIIITTDKLPSGRQMTKQYLNVPLTPDLEDRLHFAPSVCMSPSEIKLSPSHVSSHSGQPQNALLHLAENQAMGSTPATATNSRAPLQAANVAKLIHLQRLHSEPWLKIPPSLLLQQSKASSFTEELLDITPEEELSFGFTNHRRFPQRASPVARHQSMDATGLLRALDKATEIEKEQKKEVNWLSRKMSYDGVSLPHSASHHNLKDASGSETVPIDKDPDCLPNLAVSSLQDVMRRRNIGMDHYSSDSQLPQFGSQHSDELCKGGTAGGGTEKRKLVYSRSSTLSGSRESLESIVQRRSPAVMERRGSGALLLDHIAQTRPGYLPPLNPHAPIPDIKVNTTIAGADQGTKPALATAAGTGTKSVAPGQRHFVPCAPSLPRDQKTKKTLLRRHSMHTEQIKRLGNFGEIFGQ encoded by the exons ATGGAGGACTCCACAGAGGTGTGGACCGACGGCAACTCCCTTCTAAAGGCTGTTTATCTTTGCCGTTTGCGGCTGACCCGTCTTCTCCTGGAAGGCGGGGCTTATATTAATGAAAGCAACGAGCGTGGAGAGACACCACTGATGATCGCATGCAAGACTCACCATACCGATGCTCAGAGTGTCCCGAAACACAAGATAGTCAG GTATCTGCTTGAGAACGGTGCAGACCCAAATATCCAGGACAAATCGGGCAAGACAGCTCTAATGCATGCCTGTGTGGAGCGAGCCGGGGAGGAGGTTTTGTCACAGCTGCTTTCCAGTGGAGCTGACCTGAGTTTAGAGGACCACTCAGGTTCCTCTGCACTAGTGCATGCCGTTAACGCCGGTGACAAGGAAGCTTTACGAGTGTTACTAGATGCTTGTAAGGCCAAAGGCAAGGAGGTCATCATTATCACCACAGACAAACTCCCCTCTGGCAGACAAATGACCAAACAGTACCTGAATGTTCCTCTGACACCTGATTTGGAGGATCGGTTGCATTTTGCCCCTAGCGTCTGCATGTCACCCTCTGAAATTAAACTCTCTCCTTCCCATGTCTCCTCCCATTCAGGCCAGCCACAAAACGCTCTTTTACACCTGGCAGAAAACCAAGCAATGGGTTCTACCCCTGCAACTGCCACTAACTCAAGGGCTCCATTGCAAGCAGCCAACGTAGCCAAGCTAATTCACCTGCAAAGGTTACATTCGGAGCCATGGCTGAAGATCCCACCATCCCTGTTGCTGCAGCAAAGTAAGGCCTCGTCTTTTACAGAGGAGCTCCTAGATATCACCCCGGAAGAAGAGCTCTCTTTTGGCTTTACCAACCATCGTCGTTTCCCTCAAAGAGCTTCGCCAGTTGCACGTCATCAGAGCATGGATGCCACTGGTCTGCTCAGAGCTTTGGACAAAGCAACTGAAATCGAGAAGGAACAAAAGAAGGAGGTGAACTGGCTGAGCAGGAAAATGTCCTATGATGGTGTTTCACTGCCACATTCAGCCTCACACCATAACCTTAAAGATGCTTCAGGCAGCGAGACCGTTCCCATAGACAAAGACCCAGACTGCCTGCCCAACCTGGCGGTATCCAGCCTTCAGGATGTCATGCGACGCCGCAACATTGGGATGGACCACTACAGCTCAGATTCCCAGCTTCCTCAGTTTGGTAGTCAGCACTCAGACGAGCTTTGCAAAGGCGGCACAGCAGGAGGAGGAACAGAAAAGCGCAAGCTAGTTTACAGCCGATCCTCCACCCTGTCTGGATCAAGGGAGTCTCTGGAAAGCATAGTCCAAAGGAGAAGCCCAGCTGTGATGGAGCGCCGAGGATCTGGGGCTCTTCTGCTGGATCATATTGCACAAACTCGGCCAGGCTACCTGCCACCGCTGAACCCACACGCACCCATTCCAGATATCAAAGTTAACACCACTATTGCTGGCGCTGACCAGGGAACCAAACCTGCTCTTGCCACTGCAGCTGGAACCGGTACCAAATCTGTTGCCCCTGGTCAAAGGCATTTTGTGCCCTGTGCCCCTAGCCTTCCCAGAGACCAGAAGACCAAAAAGACTCTGCTGAGAagacactccatgcacacagagcagaTTAAGCGCCTTGGCAACTTTGGGGAGATTTTTGGACAATAG